A portion of the Candidatus Kryptonium sp. genome contains these proteins:
- a CDS encoding glycosyltransferase family 9 protein, protein MNFHKILITRLRFIGDIVLTTPVVRAVRGKFPNSFIAYLGDKNAIALLENNPYLDELIPFDFSWDLKEQIDFIRKLRSKKFDLVIDLFGNPRSAILSFLSGAKTRVGGAFSWRKYLYTHPIPRSSERKNAIKFHLDYLQPIGIKFNEPLSYDDIKTEIFLTDEEKRWAINYLKSKGVDINKKTIGIHPGATWPAKMWLKENFANLADRIVSKLNANVVITHSEKETELATEVFNMTLKKNIFLLDSLELRQLASVLSHLELYISNDCGPMHISVAVGTKTIGIFGPGEEDIWFPYPESKGHKALRFDVECHPCHLDFCNRKGEDYMKCMKLLTVDMVFNEVLKLTKRG, encoded by the coding sequence ATGAACTTTCATAAAATTTTGATCACCCGTCTCCGCTTCATTGGTGACATCGTTCTAACAACCCCAGTTGTGAGAGCGGTGCGGGGCAAATTTCCAAACTCATTCATCGCTTATTTGGGAGATAAAAACGCAATAGCACTTCTTGAAAATAATCCGTATCTTGACGAGTTAATACCTTTTGATTTCAGTTGGGATTTAAAGGAACAAATTGATTTTATTAGGAAATTAAGATCTAAAAAATTTGATCTTGTGATTGATCTATTCGGGAATCCGCGCAGTGCGATCTTGTCCTTCCTAAGTGGAGCTAAAACCAGGGTTGGCGGAGCATTCAGTTGGAGAAAATATCTATATACTCATCCAATTCCGAGAAGTAGCGAAAGAAAAAATGCAATCAAATTTCACCTTGACTATTTGCAGCCAATTGGAATCAAATTTAACGAACCTTTATCATACGATGATATCAAAACCGAAATTTTTCTAACAGACGAAGAAAAAAGATGGGCAATTAATTATCTAAAAAGCAAAGGTGTTGACATAAACAAAAAAACTATTGGAATACATCCAGGGGCAACATGGCCAGCAAAAATGTGGTTAAAAGAAAACTTCGCTAACCTTGCTGATAGAATTGTCTCAAAACTTAACGCAAATGTAGTTATAACCCACTCAGAAAAAGAAACAGAATTAGCAACCGAGGTTTTCAATATGACATTGAAAAAGAATATATTTCTTCTTGATTCGCTTGAACTTCGTCAATTAGCCAGTGTGCTTTCACATCTTGAACTTTACATCTCAAACGATTGTGGGCCAATGCATATTTCTGTCGCAGTTGGAACAAAAACAATTGGAATTTTCGGACCGGGAGAAGAAGATATATGGTTTCCTTACCCAGAGAGCAAGGGACACAAGGCATTAAGATTTGATGTTGAATGTCATCCTTGCCATCTTGATTTTTGTAATAGAAAAGGTGAGGATTATATGAAATGCATGAAACTATTGACAGTTGATATGGTTTTCAATGAAGTTTTAAAATTAACAAAAAGGGGCTGA